Within Porites lutea chromosome 2, jaPorLute2.1, whole genome shotgun sequence, the genomic segment caaagattcgcctataggTACCTGCTCTTActttttttgctcctttttgtCTCGCGCGTCTTTCGTGCTTGCCCCGCCTGGCCTAAAGAAAACGGAAACGACTGCTACGCATGCTAGCTCGCTCAATTTCCGTATCGAAACTTAAGATAAAGGTTTTTTCGAAAAATTATGACTACTGTGATTCTTAGAATGTTCAGTGTTCTCCCTATGAGTTTGGGAAGGTTGGGGGTATTCTGATTGTGATTTtcaacagtgtttgtatgaagCCTGAATAACAATAGACGCAGCGACGAATAATCAGTTTTTAAAGACTCTTTGACAAGCTTTATTTTTGTTCCCTACATCTTTGGTTGACCAAGCTCTTCATTTTGACACTCGTTAAAAAGCGATTGGCACAGGATTTTCGTTTAGTGCTACGTGTAAGCTCCTTGATAGGCCCTTGTGTTTCTGGGACATTCTCAAGATGACTTCCTTTCAGCAAAACGGCAGATTTGAGCATGTTCATCCAAGAGTAAATCACTTTAATTTATAATCAATTAATTGCGAGAAAACACACAAATTAAAACATCAGACAATGTTTCATCAACATTCTCGAGTGATTTCTTCTTTGAAATACCTGCAGTTCTAGATGTCATCACAAGCTTCCGTTTGGTTAAATCTTTGGTTCTTAAGTCAGGCGTCACCGATTTTCCCTTGAACTAAGCCTGGCGGCCCGCCTAGCCCAAAATACCAAGGGAGAacgctgattttttttatcttatatTTGTGTTTAGTAGCTTGATTTATCGTTTTGTTGATTTTTCATGATAGGGCATTTTGCCGTATTCTGCCTACAGTGGGATTAAGGAGCTGTTTGTTCCTGAGGAAAAACTCGAGGAAGCAAAGCAAGAAGCCGAAGAGATGCCTTCAATTGAAATATCTACGGTTGGTCTTGAGTTTTTCTTCTAACACAGCACTTTATGGACTGTTCCCAGAAAAacaggggactgtgaacagtctaagcaCTTTACTATAAGATTTTGTCCAAGTATGGTACTGGTATAAAGAGCACCGTATTTTCTTACAAAGTAGTGTAGTTTTCCTTGAAATGTGTACTCAACTATACTTCATCCCAACACTGACCACGGAGCtaaatttttacttttccttgGTCCTATTTAGGCCCGTTCACCCTTCTAGAAATGGTACGATCccatcaaaattattttttttggaaaaaaatctgttttccCCTCGCGTATATGTTTCAGGCTACTTCGCGTCAATTTCCGTGCGTTTTTCCTTACGTTTTCGGTTTCATGCCCTTGCACACTGTTTGTATTAGAATAAAAACAACTCTTTCCAAGGCAATTCCAagctaaaacaatataaaaatcACTTTGGCaagttttctgaattttgtttATCTTTCTCTTTGTTCTTAGGTGGATCTCCAGTGGGTTCAAGTGCTCTCCGAGGGATGGGCGACGCCTCTCAAGGGTTTCATGAGGGAACTGGAGTATTTGCAGAGTCAGCATTTTGGTCTCTTGTTAGATGGTACGTTTTCTCTTATACTCGCAATTTGCCGAGGAAGGAAAATATGTTCACAAAGAAACTTTCAAACGCTTTTTTGTGAGTAACGGTCTCGTGCCATAGTCTGGTCGTGTTATATTTGTATTGTCTGTATTGTCTCATTTGCCCAAGCACAAACCTTTCGTTCCTGTCGTAtaagaaagcaaatttttcttacacATGTTGTTTACACAGCTTCAAATGGACAAATGAGTAATTTATGTGATGTTTAGACCCTTATGTTTGCAATGGCTTTTTGGTTTCGTTTCTTGAATTTTGCCAGCTTTTTCAGTTTACTGTTGTACAACTTGATTCGGAAGTGCAGTCCCAATATATTTGGACAGTCCGCATTTTGGTCTCGTGTCAAACTACGTTTTCCCTTAGGGTCGCAACACATTATAGGTTACATGTTGCTGCAACACGTCGCGGTAGCAGATCACTCCTTGTGCACAGGTCGGGCGACATGTTGCGCGACCCGTTTCAGCGAAAATTGTTTCGTGTGTACTGGAGTCTTTGTTTAcgcaacagaattttgttgCCGCAACAATTCAAATTCATTTGATTTTGCGGTACTTGTGACCACTTAGCAAAGAGAGACggaggaacgggattttcggttttggccgcgcgagaaatgaaacgagagcgcggtctttgactctcgtttcttgttctttgtctcgaaaccgcacggaaacgcttgctacgcaggctaagtgcTTTCCGACCTTAACTCTCATAAATTGCTGAGGCTTTGCATTTTGTCTGATTAGAACCTAGCAAGGATCGGATAGAGGTATATTTGATAATTACACTGTTTCAATCGCAGAGGGCGTGGTTAATCAGTCCATTCCCATCGTGCTTCCTGTTGAAACTGCTGACAAAGAGAGACTGGTGAAGGAGAAAGCGTTTGCCCTTCGCTTTCGGGGAAAACCAGTTGCTATCATGCGAGATCCTGAGTTTTATGAACACCGCAAAGAGGAACGATGCGCCCGACAATTTGGAACAACGAATACTGGACATCCTTATATCAAGGTAACGGCGGAAACATTCAAAACGAAATGCTTGATACCCGGTTAAAAAGCAAATAATATCACAggatgagaaataaaaaaatccgAAGTTGAAACGACTTATGATTACGATTACTGGGCGTCAATTCTCAAAGGTAAACATGGCTTAAGCCTTGAGCCAAGAACTGTAACTCCGTTTCATTTCTACTCaataaataacagttatttCCAACCTGCGGATGTTAAATATGAGAAAGCAAACATTGTTTTCGAACTAAAATGACCGGGATGAAGGAGTCATAgtagtttatttgtttgtttctttgtttgcttttacGTACCTTACTTTGTGAGAGGATAGATGTTTACGTGATGTTGCAAATTACAGtgagaacctcgatataacaaagggTAAAGGGACTGGAAATATTTGTTCGTTGTATCGAGGTTTTGTTATAtggaggttctttttcatatattttgctATAATGGgtaaaagaaaatcgttcgttataccaagGACGTTGTTATATAGGGGATCGTTACATCGAGGTTCCACtctatttttaaaatctttttcgTGGAGAAAAAGTCACACACAGACAGAAATGATCGTAAATAGATCAACCAGAGCAAAAGTGTTGCGGGTGActggttaagaaaaaaaacgattttgttCGCAGATGATACATGAATCAGGAGATTGGTTAGTTGGAGGGGACCTGGAAGCCTTGGAAAGAATTAAATGGAATGATGGACTCGACAGCTACCGAAAGACTCCGAATGAACTTCGAGCTGAATTCCGACGACGAGAGGCTGATGCCGTGTTTGCTTTCCAACTTCGAAATCCAGTTCACAATGGACATGCGTTGTTAATGCAGGTACGTAGCTACTTCGTGCATGGTTACAGCCGGGCTATGAAGCCACTAATGTTGGTAGGAGTCTTTAAAGTAGGTTCATATGCTCCCGTAGATGGAACAAATATAAAATTTAGGCGAAGGGTATAAAATTAATCATTTACACGAATTGCGCTTGTAAAATGTAATGGAGGAGGAAGCTGATGGTTTTCACATTGAACTCTTTTTGTTGGTAACtaaggaaagttatttttaatttggGTTTAAATTCGACGATGTGTCAGGGAATTTATTACCATTTGAGCccttgtttaaaaaaatcacgaAATGAATCCTCAAGAAAAGTGACTTTACCATCATAGTTTAGGCGAAATCAAATACAAGCAAAATAGAGTGAGATAATTTGAATTAATCTCTTCCTAACAGGACACCAGACAGAAGTTACTTGACAGGGGATTTAAGAGGCCTGTTTTGTTACTGCATCCCCTGGGAGGGTGGACTAAACAGGACGATGTTCCTTTACACGTCAGAATGAAGCAACATCACGCGGTTATGGAGGAAAAAGTACTGGACCCTGAACACACAGTTATTGCTATTTTCCCTTCACCTATGATGTACGCAGGTCCAACAGAGGTTCGTTATCATTGATTTTATGTTTTGTAATGCAAGAGCACTGAACGGAATCTGATGCGATAGCCAAAGTTCCTTAGGGTACTTCACTTCAAGCATTAACGTTTCCAgcgctaatttattattttacgaGAAAGCTTTCTCAAAGGGCTTTTCGACAAACTCTTAGTCATCTCAGGCTTGCAATTGACTCGCTGTTTACTGATACTGGTCctaacttttttgttgttgttttttccgtgttttttcCTATGTTCGGAAGAAGTTAATTCGTGTCTTTTATTGCTGCCCTTTTTGATTGGCTGGAGTATGTCACCAACCGGAAGTAAAGCAAAATCTGTGCATCCTATGGAGACTTGTTCTTTGTTCTTACTCGTTCTACTTTCGTCGTGTTCCGATTGGTTTATTTGATCTCCAATCGTCTGTTCTAACAAAGGACAAAGTGAAGCGTCATGCACGTGTGAATCGCTGTATTAAACCCTTGTTTTACTCTCGACAGGTTCAATGGCACGCTAAAGCACGTGTGGCAGCGGGAGCAAATTTCTTTATTGTAGGACGGGACCCAGCTGGAATGCCCCATCCTGATCCTCCAAAAAGGGACCTTTATGAACATACTCATGGTAGAAAGGTAGGTTTTAAAATGTACATTTTAGTAATCTTTGTTTTGACTCGGGCAACTTTAGAAGTTGCCAAACATGCTTAAGGTGTGAAAAGAACTCCATACTTTTACCAACTAAACGTGTAAAGCGAAGCAGATTATTGTTCTGGAATTGACGTAACTTGGATGTGAAAGGAGAGAGGCCTTGTCGCCGTTTACAGACTGACTTAGCGTCGTAAGTGGAATGGTCTCAGCTTAAAGCTGTCTCGTTTTCCTGTCTATACTAAAACATTCCAATAACTACTTTACAGAGCCGTCACTTCTACAGTGACATTCAAGATGTTTTGAAtgttgttgtttaaatttaaataacactctacagtgaaacctgtaatAATACCGGTTCGTTTGACAAAAAATATGGAAGAATGAAACGGGGGCTTTCTAGCTTGCGTGGCAGGCATTAACAGGATTAGGGGAAGGAGGAGGGGGAATTCAGGCGTGCGGGGAGGCTTCCTATTCTTTGCACCCCCGAATTTCCCCCTCCTCCTTCCTCTATTTAACGCCGGCCACGCAGGCTAGGGGCTTTTCTCTAATATCCGCTCAATGCAGGGTGCCCACTTATTATGCGGTCTGCGTAATATAGGTTTCATggtattgaaaatttcaaagaagGTGTATGAAGAAATCGTGATTGTGGATTTGGTATGTAAAACACTGATACTTGTGGAGTGGATAAGTCAGGACCAATTATAGCCACACCTAAGGTATGCGAACACGTTTGAGGCCAGAAATGTGTCCGCATAGATCAAGTTATGGTGAGACGATTTGTCATGATAACTTTGCATCCGTCgatgaaatcctgtggtgtttccattcaaatgaatcctcttcagcagtaatttcacatggtgcattttttttacaatgaAGTTGTCTGTGGCCGAAATCCCATGGTGTTACCATCCAAATGAAACCTTCTTGGCTGATGGAGGTTAAAAAACGCATTGTTTAAATCCATGACCAAGTCTCCGGCTGGGGGAGTTGTTAGTTAGTGCATATGGTTTTAACCCTagataatatttttctttactaGGTGTTGACTATGTCACCAGGTTTAACTCAGCTTGAGATAGTACCGTTCCGCGTGGCAGCGTACAACACTAAGGACAGAAAGATGGAATTCTTTGATCCTGCAAAGAAAGAGGAGTTTGATTTTATTTCTGGCACACGCATGCGCGCTTTAGCACGATCTGGTGAAGTTCCTCCGGACGGGTTTATGGCGCCAAAAGCGTGGAACGTGCTATCTGAATACTACCGTTCACTTAATGACAATTAATAAGGGAGCCTTATAAAGGACTAAATCTGATTCTTCTGTCGTTCTTAAAGAAGGTGGATACTTTAAAAACTAATTCAAATTGCCCCGTACTATATTGTAACTAACAGTACTAGCATGTTTAGTTGAGATGAGAGAACCAACGGAACTCATCCACAAACTCTAGAAAAATATATGAGCCTGTTGTGACATACAGATAAGGTTAAGGTACTAtgaaacgggcaacaaaaacgcTGCTAAACGAGCTGAATGGCAgggttgcgcgttttaccacccacgaatcaaacctTTCTTGCAAAATGTCTTGTTGCaggttgaaaaaaattgttgtagAAAGTAGAGaatagttctactttttgcaacaaaatctgtttACGTTGGGCGTTTAAccggcccaaggcaaacttgtttttcagaaaGAGACGTAAATCCCTTTTATGGCGTGACTCCCGAGTAATTTTATCTAATCAGAAGTTGgtattcacgcaacttgcaacaacctgatttgttgcaagacaggtttgaatgAGGGTGGCTAAACGCTGAACTTAGTTTTTCAACTCGTTAGCAGCAATGCTGTAAAGCAAGGTGCAGGTTTTTGTTGCACGTTTTACGGTAGCTTTTGTATCTATGGCGTCTCTTAAAGCTACTCTTCCTTCTCTGGACTGCATTGCCCTTGCTATTTTGTTAACAAACGATTTTCTGATTTTGTAGATGAAGACAGGTACGTCTAAAAAGATCGCTTTCTTCCAGTCCCTATGGTACAATTTTCACTTGTAAAATTTGATCTTATGTTGCGTATCCCCACTTTAAGAAACGACAGTAACGAGTCAGAGTCATGACATTGTTAGATTGCACCACTTAACTCAATTCTATTTTAATAAGTTTTTATTCTTGGTCCATGTGCCGCAATGAACCGTTACACAAAAACAAGAATTCTTTGTAGTGTTTTTGGCAATAATTTCAAGTTAAATTTAACCTGTGCAACAGTATAGTGTAGATAGGATTTTTACTGTAGAATTTTTTCTTAGACTTAGCTTTGTATCTTAAGTTATCCGTTAAGTCCAGTTTCATGCTAAGAGACTTAAAAGTTTTCAGAACGGTAGGGAATGGTATGAAAATTTCAGTTTATAGGCAACCAGGAATGACGGAGCCATGAtggtcaacctcgttcccagggttctctcgtATTCGTCCTCCAGGGGCCGAGTGGGAtaggaccctgggaacaagtTTGGTATAGAGTGGCTGTATCCCTAAAACAGATCTTAGAATAAGTAGTAATAGTAATAGAAATAATTAGTCTATCTTTTTAACTGGTATTTTAATTGGGATTTCTGGTATGTTAATGTAGATTCCGGTAATGTTCTTGTTTCATTGTAATGTTGTGGAACCAGCCAAGAATTAAAACATAAATGCACGGGTGACACCCagctttgttgctgttttcagCTTCTGAAAAAGACGGTTATTCAAGAAAAGGGCCTCACAAGGCTACTGGTAACCTTAATATTTGGTATCGAGCACTACGTCTCGCTCCATATGACGTAAACCGGTTTCCGGACTTCGGAAAATGTTTGTTTGAAGAATccgaaatcctgggctttggaattcGGAATTCAGCTCAGGTAATCCAGAATCCCGCAAACTATTACAATATGGAATCCAGGTTCCACTTACGAGGAACCTGGAAAGTGTGGAATCCAGTAGCTGGAATACGAAATCCatagcgtggaatccagaatccaagactctcTTGGATGACCAGGAGCCCATCTGGATTACCTTATGTAGGGCGACAGATCGAAAATGAGGACGAGTTTTTAAACCACATAAGTGTCCTGAAGTTTCGAGGCTCCTGTCTCTTTATGAGTGGAAGCAGGAAGGCTTATTTGACGAAGTTAGGAGAGATTTTAGAATTGTGTTGTTTCCCTTTGTAAATATGAGGTTTTTCATGATGCTGATATCTCCAACGTTTTTAAGAAATCAGTGACTGTACCTCAATGTAacacataccgtaaaattccgaaaggcccttttttgaggggcttatctacggagggaaattggcgtttcaaaatcgattgggctagccttatagttggaagtaaatttaccgtttttgctttattCTACTTTGTAtctgagggcaattttccaagtacaattccccggggggcttatatttggaggggcgatttaacggagggtttttagCGTTACCGGGCTTGGAGGCATCTATTTGgagggaggggcttattttcggaattttacggtaatttggTCGCTTAACCCTCCAAGTCCTAAGAGGTCCAACATCAAGTTCCTCTTCACATTATCAATTAATTAGCCAGAAAAAACGGTTATGAGGATTGTTAAATGATGGCCCAAGGAGGAATGATTAGATCTTTTATCAAACTCTCTTAACCAACTCTTGAAGGAATATATGGAGAATTTACGTGGATATCGGGGCTATAACGGTTAatagggaaaagccctggggtaGAGGTTGGGAAAGACCTCCAAAAGGAGACCACTTTGAGCGTGGCTTAAGCTttatttaacccctaaaggagaacTTCCAACACAGTATGAAGGCGTTTGTTACTTTTCATATAGCCAGTCTCTAGCTGACATGCCTAGCATCcacattctgtaaaaaaagaggaaaaaaaagagcCCAGAATTGGTGGGCTGGCCATCTTGTCCGAATGCCTGACACACACCTCCCCCAAAAAGCCTTTCTAAGGCGAATTTGCAGAGGGGAAACGCTCACAGGGTAGACAGAGGAAACGAAGGCTGCTGAAGTCGAAAGTATTGTCTGGAATGCGACAGGGCCTTCGGCACTAAATGACTCACCTCGTGATGTTCCTTGTCATCATCGACAACGACCGACGAACAAAAAATATGCAATTTCTACCCTAAGCGAAACGAACAGCAATTCCCGTCACTTTCAGGTAAGAGTTCTCTGGGAGAAAGTCTTAAAGCAATGTTTCCCAATAAACTGATTGTCAAAATTGAAACTTTGCAACATTTTAAGTTTAAGTCAACCGCTATCGATTCTATTCTAGCTTTTATCAAGACCTGGGCCcttttctcgaaaggcccggaaacttttcgggcccgaaggaaaattttaaaatcaaaacctccTGAATCGTAGTACAGTTCCTatctcacaaaccagtcaattttgcttcgctAATTGATAACTTCATAttcaaaactattgaaactttgattttGAATGCAAACACGGCGAACATAAAATAGTCTtctgggactttcgagaaaagAGCCCCTGCAGGCCACCGCGGGTCGGTCTTAGTGGATAAAATTTCCAGTGTTTAGATCTCTTCTAGTGAATCTTCAACTGAAGCTGCAAAAGAGTCGATTTTTGTGTTTGTTAAAGAAAAACCTTGAAGTTAAACTAACCATAAAGCGAAACAAATTTATGTTCGCTGCAAGTAACGAAAAAAACTCAATCAGAGTCAATTAAGGTGCTGTTAAGGTATCAGGTATGtttcataaagttgttttgaatGAGGTCTAATGGTTGTTGTTTGCGTGCATAAGGAGTAGTCTTAAATTTTTCTACACGATCCTAGAATAGTCTTTTGATAAATGGGCTCGTCGACTTGTCATCGCACTATTTATTAGACGGACAATTAATAGACTATGATTTCTGAATGACCATGCTAAATACCATGTTATAGAACATTTGTTGTCAAAT encodes:
- the LOC140928562 gene encoding bifunctional 3'-phosphoadenosine 5'-phosphosulfate synthase-like isoform X1, whose protein sequence is MAQCSNSGFRDTQANVVKATNVFYKEHNVTRDKRGQVVGTRGGFRGCTVWFTGLSGAGKTTLSMALEDYLCRQGIPSYTLDGDNMRTGLNRNLGFTPEDREENIRRVSEVAKLFADSGMICLTAFISPYERDRERAREKHEKAGLPFFEVFVDTPLETCEQRDVKGLYKKARAGLIKGFTGIDSAYEPPSKPELTLKSGEMPIDDCVQEVIKLLADRGILPYSAYSGIKELFVPEEKLEEAKQEAEEMPSIEISTVDLQWVQVLSEGWATPLKGFMRELEYLQSQHFGLLLDEGVVNQSIPIVLPVETADKERLVKEKAFALRFRGKPVAIMRDPEFYEHRKEERCARQFGTTNTGHPYIKMIHESGDWLVGGDLEALERIKWNDGLDSYRKTPNELRAEFRRREADAVFAFQLRNPVHNGHALLMQDTRQKLLDRGFKRPVLLLHPLGGWTKQDDVPLHVRMKQHHAVMEEKVLDPEHTVIAIFPSPMMYAGPTEVQWHAKARVAAGANFFIVGRDPAGMPHPDPPKRDLYEHTHGRKVLTMSPGLTQLEIVPFRVAAYNTKDRKMEFFDPAKKEEFDFISGTRMRALARSGEVPPDGFMAPKAWNVLSEYYRSLNDN
- the LOC140928562 gene encoding bifunctional 3'-phosphoadenosine 5'-phosphosulfate synthase-like isoform X2, with protein sequence MARAVNHKLWASNVVKATNVFYKEHNVTRDKRGQVVGTRGGFRGCTVWFTGLSGAGKTTLSMALEDYLCRQGIPSYTLDGDNMRTGLNRNLGFTPEDREENIRRVSEVAKLFADSGMICLTAFISPYERDRERAREKHEKAGLPFFEVFVDTPLETCEQRDVKGLYKKARAGLIKGFTGIDSAYEPPSKPELTLKSGEMPIDDCVQEVIKLLADRGILPYSAYSGIKELFVPEEKLEEAKQEAEEMPSIEISTVDLQWVQVLSEGWATPLKGFMRELEYLQSQHFGLLLDEGVVNQSIPIVLPVETADKERLVKEKAFALRFRGKPVAIMRDPEFYEHRKEERCARQFGTTNTGHPYIKMIHESGDWLVGGDLEALERIKWNDGLDSYRKTPNELRAEFRRREADAVFAFQLRNPVHNGHALLMQDTRQKLLDRGFKRPVLLLHPLGGWTKQDDVPLHVRMKQHHAVMEEKVLDPEHTVIAIFPSPMMYAGPTEVQWHAKARVAAGANFFIVGRDPAGMPHPDPPKRDLYEHTHGRKVLTMSPGLTQLEIVPFRVAAYNTKDRKMEFFDPAKKEEFDFISGTRMRALARSGEVPPDGFMAPKAWNVLSEYYRSLNDN